One Panicum virgatum strain AP13 chromosome 3N, P.virgatum_v5, whole genome shotgun sequence DNA segment encodes these proteins:
- the LOC120665409 gene encoding NAC domain-containing protein 2-like, with translation MAQTSLPPGFRFHPTDVELVSYYLKRKIMGKKLIVDAISEVDLYKFPPWDLPDKSSLRSKDLEWFFFCPRDKKYPNGSRTNRATPNGYWKTSGKDRTIILNSRVVGMKKTLIFHEGKAPKGDRTDWVMYEYKMEDEDLVSAGFSKDAFVLCKIFKKSGLGPRIGEQYGAPFNEAEWDNAEAETSMFPLMTSSEVVNPMEGPHAQHAVPAGAVREPPLQNASVACVGEESSFDHGTATTSVEDLAFGYAIAGSAIQDIPAQQSVDGVVSGINLSNGVNDMYSSHDCDGFLLEELSRFLNDSPRLNITLGESSGLPPMSEAEAHAFEVNTFGPYNELSGFAGLEDVPNNFSASNVAATDYMVLPPDRELSTDDFIELNDLLASDPSFPSEFPAQNSQFMQYCPAQPTYNGHYDVATLPGPVEPTMPSIFDGFPPDNGGFTSDEAANFSYPTMQYPFP, from the exons ATGGCGCAAACTAGCCTGCCTCCTGGTTTTCGTTTCCACCCAACAGATGTTGAGCTCGTTTCCTACTACTTGAAGAGGAAGATTATGGGAAAGAAGCTTATTGTAGACGCTATTTCAGAGGTTGATCTGTACAAGTTTCCTCCATGGGACCTCCCTG ACAAGTCCTCTCTTCGAAGCAAAGATCTTGAATGGTTCTTCTTTTGCCCTCGTGACAAGAAATATCCTAATGGGTCTAGGACAAACCGTGCCACTCCAAATGGTTACTGGAAGACTAGTGGAAAAGATAGAACGATTATTCTTAACTCTCGCGTTGTTGGGATGAAGAAAACATTGATATTTCATGAAGGAAAGGCCCCTAAAGGTGACAGAACTGATTGGGTGATGTATGAATACAAAATGGAAGATGAGGATTTGGTTTCTGCTGGTTTCTCAAAG GATGCTTTTGTTCTCTgcaaaattttcaagaaaagtGGCCTTGGTCCAAGGATTGGGGAGCAGTATGGGGCACCATTTAACGAAGCAGAATGGGATAATGCAGAAGCAGAAACTTCTATGTTTCCTTTGATGACCTCTTCAGAGGTAGTGAACCCAATGGAGGGCCCACATGCTCAACATGCTGTCCCTGCAGGTGCTGTTCGCGAACCACCTCTACAGAATGCATCTGTTGCTTGTGTTGGAGAGGAATCATCATTTGATCATGGCACTGCAACTACTTCCGTCGAGGACTTAGCATTTGGCTATGCTATTGCTGGCTCTGCTATCCAAGATATTCCTGCTCAGCAGTCTGTAGATGGTGTGGTTTCTGGGATCAACTTGTCCAATGGGGTCAACGATATGTACAGTTCTCATGATTGTGATGGATTCCTTTTGGAGGAGCTGTCTAGATTTCTGAATGATTCTCCTCGTCTCAACATTACTCTTGGAGAG AGCTCTGGTCTTCCACCGATGTCTGAAGCTGAGGCTCATGCTTTTGAAGTTAACACTTTTGGCCCCTACAATGAATTGTCAGGGTTTGCTGGGTTAGAAGACGTGCCAAACAACTTTAGTGCCAGCAATGTGGCTGCCACAGATTACATGGTCCTGCCGCCTGATAGGGAACTTTCTACTGATGATTTTATAGAACTGAATGATCTCCTTGCTTCTGATCCAAGCTTCCCCAGTGAATTTCCTGCACAAAACAGTCAATTTATGCAGTATTGTCCAGCTCAGCCCACGTACAATGGACATTATGATGTAGCTACTCTGCCAGGTCCTGTGGAACCAACAATGCCTAGCATTTTCGATGGGTTTCCTCCTGATAACGGCGGCTTCACTTCAGATGAGGCAGCCAACTTCTCGTACCCAACCATGCAGTACCCATTCCCTTGA
- the LOC120665408 gene encoding putative clathrin assembly protein At1g03050 translates to MAPSKLRQALGAVKDQTSIGLAKVGSGGTVEADLDVAIVRATSHSESFPADERHIREILALTCLSRVYVGNCVSTLSRRLGRTRSWAVALKTLVIVHRVLADGDPAFEQEVFYATRRGTRMLNMFDFCDRSRADAWDFSAFVRTYAAYLDDRLEYRMQGRHGAAAPRGPRSLREEMYASPGNRYACDLTYNGKPDDAADAEGADRALALVTRDPPASEMTVDQLLIKANQLHHLLDRFIACRPVGAARTNRVVAVSLYPLVKESVQLYCELTEVMAALIEQFAEMETADCERVHALFCSLAKQTEELEAFYSWCKDACVCRQSDVPEVEVVTQKKLELMDEFIRDRHAAASQQGLPPPSPEPAASPEPVLVEEQPTKALPAPEEPPTEAHEEDTAQAEPEALLVVSDPVDGEADFLNLKADAMPAEEHGQQLALALFDGNPAGAAPKADAFDHSAADWETALVQSASALAHQRAELGGGLNMMVLDGMYSHATANAAVASAQTFSGSASSVAVRPPGAPMLALPAPPGAVGAAAGADPFAASALVPPPTYVQMSDMHTKQQLLTQEQIVWQQYGKNGMQGQGALAMLEQRPQQQQQQILPHGGYNYPGYHRTC, encoded by the exons ATGGCGCCGAGCAAGCTGCGCCAGGCGCTGGGCGCGGTGAAGGACCAGACGAGCATCGGCCTCGCCAAggtcggcagcggcggcaccgTGGAGGCGGACCTGGACGTGGCCATCGTCAGGGCCACCAGCCACAGCGAGTCGTTCCCGGCCGACGAGCGCCACATCCGGGAGATCCTCGCGCTCACCTGCCTCTCCCGCGTGTACGTCGGCAACTGCGTGTCCACGCTGTCGCGCCGCCTCGGCCGGACCCGGAGCTGGGCCGTCGCGCTCAAGACGCTGGTCATCGTGCACCGCGTCCTAGCCGACGGGGACCCGGCGTTCGAGCAGGAGGTCTTCTACGCCACGCGGCGCGGGACGCGGATGCTCAACATGTTCGACTTCTGCGACCGCTCCCGCGCCGACGCCTGGGACTTCTCCGCCTTCGTCCGCACCTACGCCGCCTACCTCGACGACCGCCTCGAGTACCGGATGCAGGGCaggcacggcgccgccgccccgcggggGCCCAGGTCGCTCCGCGAGGAGATGTACGCGTCCCCCGGGAACCGCTACGCCTGCGACCTCACCTACAACGGGAAGCCGGACGACGCGGCGGACGCCGAGGGCGCGGACAGGGCGCTGGCGCTCGTCACCAGGGACCCGCCGGCGAGCGAGATGACGGTGGATCAGCTGCTCATCAAGGCTAACCAGCTGCACCACCTCCTCGACCGGTTCATCGCTTGCCGCCCCGTAG GCGCGGCGAGGACGAACCGGGTGGTGGCGGTGTCGCTCTacccgctggtgaaggagagcGTGCAGCTCTACTGCGAGCTCACGGAGGTGATGGCCGCGCTCATCGAGCAGTTCGCGGAGATGGAGACCGCCGACTGCGAGCGCGTACACGCCCTCTTCTGCAGCCTCGCCAAGCAGACAGAGGAGCTCGAGGCGTTCTACTCATGGTGCAAGGACGCCTGCGTGTGCCGCCAGTCCGACGTCCCGGAGGTCGAGGTCGTCACGCAGAAGAAGCTGGAGCTCATGGACGAGTTCATCCGCGACAGGCACGCCGCGGCGTCGCAGCAGGggctcccgccgccgtcgccagagCCGGCGGCAAGCCCAGAGCCGGTCCTCGTCGAAGAGCAGCCGACCAAGGCCCTTCCGGCGCCCGAGGAGCCGCCGACCGAGGCGCATGAGGAGGACACGGCGCAAGCCGAGCCAGAGGCGCTGCTCGTCGTGTCCGACCCGGTCGACGGGGAGGCCGACTTCCTGAACCTGAAGGCGGACGCCATGCCCGCCGAGGAGCACGGGCAGCAGCTGGCGCTGGCGCTGTTCGACGGCAacccggccggcgcggcgccgaaAGCCGACGCGTTCGACCACTCGGCGGCGGACTGGGAGACCGCGCTGGTCCAGTCGGCGAGCGCGCTGGCGCACCAGCGCGCCGAGCTCGGGGGCGGCCTCAACATGATGGTGCTGGACGGGATGTACAGCCACGCCACGGCCAACGCGGCGGTGGCCAGCGCGCAGACGTTCTCCGGCAGCGCGAGCAGCGTGGCGGTGCGGCCACCGGGAGCGCCGATGCTGGCGTTGCCGGCGCCTCCTGGAGCCGTCGGCGCAGCGGCCGGCGCGGACCCTTTCGCGGCGTCGGcgctggtgccgccgccgacgtACGTTCAGATGTCCGACATGCATACGAAGCAGCAGCTTCTGACGCAGGAGCAGATAGTGTGGCAGCAATACGGAAAGAATGGCATGCAAGGGCAGGGGGCCTTGGCAATGCTGGAGCAGCGgccgcaacagcagcagcagcagatcctgCCTCATGGAGGTTACAATTACCCAGGGTATCATAGGACCTGTTAG